One stretch of Enterococcus mundtii DNA includes these proteins:
- a CDS encoding helix-turn-helix domain-containing protein, with amino-acid sequence MTLGSTLKYLRERVGISQIVLANKLHISRQSISSWENDRACPLYG; translated from the coding sequence ATGACTTTAGGTAGCACGTTAAAATATCTTAGGGAAAGAGTTGGGATATCTCAGATCGTATTAGCAAATAAATTACACATAAGTCGTCAATCTATATCAAGTTGGGAAAATGATCGAGCATGTCCCCTCTATGGATAA
- a CDS encoding DUF6710 family protein, whose translation MCHGGHHSQYSAKIKGKGITSIQEVINIEKYYDYVKFNGEYFEYRFQ comes from the coding sequence ATTTGTCATGGGGGGCATCATTCCCAATATTCTGCGAAGATAAAAGGGAAAGGAATAACTAGTATTCAAGAAGTCATTAATATAGAAAAATATTATGATTATGTAAAGTTCAACGGAGAATATTTTGAATACAGATTCCAATAA